From a single Epinephelus fuscoguttatus linkage group LG18, E.fuscoguttatus.final_Chr_v1 genomic region:
- the stc1l gene encoding stanniocalcin 1, like — MLSASALLLLLGLSSAACFELLPEEAAPRRARFSANSPTDVARCLNGAVAVGCGFFSCLENSTCDTDGMHEICELFLHSAATFNTEGKTFVKKSLHCISQGISAKVFQTIRRCNIFQRMIAEVQEECYTSLDICTVARTNPDAIGEVVQVPTHFPNRYYSTLLQTLQACDEQTVAAVRAGLVARLGPDMETFLQLVQNKPCTTSSTSPTFNNPSSWRNMPVFNIQPGFRGRDPTHLFARKRSVDNLEGGVKAEQ; from the exons ATGCTGTCCGCCTCCgctctgctcctgctcctcGGCCTCAGCTCCGCCGCCTGCTTCGAGCTGCTGCCGGAGGAAGCTGCTCCCCGCCGGGCACGGTTCTCCGCAAACAGTCCGA CTGATGTGGCCAGGTGTTTGAACGGCGCCGTCGCCGTGGGCTGTGGATTCTTCTCCTGTCTGGAGAACTCCACCTGTGACACCGACGGGATGCACGAAATCTGTGAACTCTTCCTCCACTCAGCTGCTACCTTCAACACAGAG gGTAAAACCTTCGTCAAGAAAAGTCTGCACTGCATCTCTCAGGGAATCTCAGCCAAGGTTTTCCAAACCATCCGCCGCTGTAACATCTTCCAGAGGATGATCGCCGAG GTGCAAGAGGAGTGTTACACCAGTCTTGACATCTGCACCGTGGCTCGAACCAACCCAGACGCCATTGGAGAGGTGGTGCAGGTGCCCACTCACTTCCCCAACAG ATACTACAGCACTCTGCTGCAGACCCTGCAGGCCTGTGACGAGCAGACGGTGGCGGCGGTGAGGGCCGGCCTCGTAGCCCGCTTAGGCCCCGACATGGAGACCTTCCTCCAGCTGGTCCAGAACAAACCCTGCACCACCAGCTCCACCTCCCCGACCTTCAACAACCCGTCCAGCTGGAGGAACATGCCCGTGTTCAACATCCAGCCGGGCTTCAGAGGCCGAGACCCCACCCACCTGTTCGCCAGGAAGAGGTCTGTGGACAACCTGGAGGGAGGAGTTAAAGCCGAGCAGTAG
- the LOC125906055 gene encoding fibroblast growth factor receptor 1-A-like: MCEDNMSSPRCFQLLLSCILLLLLVQFPQARSRPATEDTDTGDAVKSSEDEEDDESSSEENKLSNELSTSNEKLQMSALAPQWVMPDKMEKQLHAVPASKTVKFRCQATGNPVPTLRWYKNGKEFRKDQRIGGFKIRDHMWTLIMESVVPSDKGNYTCVVENEYGSLKHTYLLDVVERSPHRPILQAGLPANQTAVVGHDVEFVCRVFSDPQPHIQWLKHITVNGSREAPDGHPYVLVLKTAGLNTTDKEMEVLTLRNVTLNDAGEYTCLAGNSIGVSHHSAWLTVVDDLPPAPLPSQTYLEIFIYCLGFFIIIILTAMAVICRLCCAPKKSDFNGQLAVQKLAKSIPLRRQVSVESSSSLQSGMCLMRQSRLSSAATTILTGVSEYELPYDPVWELPRDRLTLGKPLGEGCFGQVVLAEAVGIDRNKPTRLTKVAVKMLKADATEKDLSDLISEMEMMKMIGKHKNIINLLGACTQDGPLYVVVEYASQGNLREYLRARRPVGLEYWSGSRQASLGSLEIRELVSAAYQVARGMAYLASKKCIHRDLAARNVLVTEDNVMKIADFGLARDVHHIDYYKKTTNGRLPVKWMAPEALFDRIYTHQSDVWSFGVLLWEIFTLGGSPYPGVPVEELFKLLKEGHRMEKPSACTQELYLMMRDCWHAVPSRRPTFQQLVEDLDRTLSLMANQEYLDLALPLVQYSPVVSSYSCNST; encoded by the exons GCGACGCGGTAAAATCCTCTGAAGACGAAGAAGAcgatgagtcatcctcagaggaaaacaaactgtCCAACGAGCTGTCAACAAGCAATGAGAAGCTCCAAA tgtcgGCGCTGGCGCCACAGTGGGTGATGCCAGACAAGATGGAGAAGCAGCTCCACGCCGTCCCCGCCAGCAAGACCGTGAAGTTCAGGTGCCAGGCGACCGGAAACCCCGTCCCCACTCTGCGCTGGTACAAGAACGGGAAAGAGTTCAGGAAGGACCAAAGAATCGGAGGATTCAAG ATCAGAGACCACATGTGGACTCTCATAATGGAGTCAGTGGTTCCATCTGATAAAGGGAACTACACCTGTGTGGTGGAGAACGAATACGGGAGTCTCAAACACACCTACCTGCTGGATGTAGTCG agcgCTCCCCTCACAGACCCATCCTGCAGGCCGGGCTGCCCGCCAACCAAACCGCAGTCGTCGGTCATGACGTGGAGTTTGTGTGTCGAGTGTTCAGCGACCCGCAGCCTCACATCCAGTGGCTCAAACACATCACTGTCAACGGCAGCAGAGAGGCACCAGACGGACACCCGTACGTCCTCGTTCTCAAG aCGGCAGGTTTGAACACCACAGATAAAGAAATGGAGGTTTTGACTCTGAGGAACGTCACTCTGAACGACGCAGGAGAGTACACCTGCCTGGCGGGAAACTCCATCGGCGTCTCTCATCACTCTGCGTGGCTCACTGTCGTCGATG ACCTGCCGCCCGCCCCGCTACCCTCTCAGACGTACCTGGAGATCTTCATCTACTGCCTGGggtttttcatcatcatcatcctcacagCCATGGCGGTCATCTGCAGACTCTGCTGCGCCCCGAAGAAGAGCGACTTCAACGGCCAGTTAGCCGTCCAAAAACTGGCGAAGAGCATTCCTCTGAGGAGACAG GTGTCCGTTGAGTCCTCGTCCTCCCTCCAGTCGGGGATGTGTTTGATGCGTCAGTCTCGTCTCTCCAGCGCAGCCACCACCATCCTGACGGGCGTGTCAGAGTACGAACTTCCCTACGATCCCGTCTGGGAGCTTCCCCGTGACAG GCTGACGCTGGGGAAACCTCTGGGCGAGGGATGTTTCGGTCAGGTTGTTCTGGCCGAGGCTGTTGGCATCGACAGAAATAAACCGACGCGCCTCACGAAGGTGGCGGTGAAAATGCTGAAAG CGGACGCCACAGAGAAGGATCTGTCTGACCTGATCTCTGAGATGGAAATGATGAAGATGATCGGCAAACACAAGAACATCATCAACCTGCTGGGAGCGTGCACTCAGGACG GCCCTCTGTATGTGGTGGTGGAGTACGCCTCGCAGGGGAATCTGAGGGAGTATCTGCGTGCCCGTCGCCCGGTCGGGTTGGAGTACTGGAGCGGGTCGAGGCAGGCGTCTCTGGGCAGTTTGGAGATCAGGGAGCTGGTTTCTGCTGCGTACCAGGTGGCCAGAGGAATGGCGTACCTCGCCTCAAAGAAG TGTATCCACAGAGACCTGGCAGCCAGGAACGTGTTGGTCACTGAAGATAACGTGATGAAGATCGCAGACTTTGGTCTGGCCCGAGACGTCCACCACATCGACTACTACAAGAAGACCACTAAC GGTCGTCTGCCGGTGAAGTGGATGGCACCAGAAGCTTTATTCGACCGCATCTACACACACCAAAGTGACGT GTGGTCGTTTGGAGTCCTGCTGTGGGAGATCTTCACCCTCGGGGGGTCTCCGTACCCCGGCGTCCCTGTGGAGGAGCTCTTCAAGCTGCTGAAGGAGGGACACCGCATGGAGAAACCTTCAGCGTGCACTCAGGAGCT GTACCTGATGATGAGAGACTGCTGGCACGCCGTCCCGTCCCGCCGACCGACTTTCCAACAGCTGGTAGAAGATTTAGACCGCACACTTTCTCTCATGGCAAACCAG GAGTACCTGGACCTGGCCCTTCCTCTGGTCCAGTACTCTCCGGTCGTCTCGTCTTATTCCTGTAACTCCACATAG